Genomic DNA from Candidatus Saccharimonadales bacterium:
CATTTCCTCTAATCGAACCATCTCGCTTCGAATTGTCGCACTTGAAACACCGAATAACTTCGCCAGCGTTACGCTACCGACAGGGGCAGCAATCTCGGCATATTGTTCAATAATAGTCGCTAGAATGGCAATTTGACGATCGGTCATGCTTACACTATACCGTAAATTGGCACTTGGCGTCAATGAGTGCTAAGTGAATAATCTACTTTTTTAGCCAGTCGCGGTACGCATTTAGGACTATTCCGAATACCTGATTAGGATTATTCGCTTTTGTATCAACAACAAGATCATAGTTCGTCGTATTATAAGGATCTACACTGTAAAACTTCTCGTAACGACGCGTTTCACTATCGAGACGCTGCTGTAAAATATCAGCATACTCTTTAACATCGTTGGGGATATGTTCGAACTTTAGTCGGGTTGGATCCATACTAGATAAGACACGCTGTGCAGCCGTCTCTAAATCTAAATCCAAATATACCTTAAACGAATAGGGCATCCAGTGCCATGCCATTCGTGAATCAATGACAATCTCATCCTCTGCAGAGCCAATATCACGAAGCCTTTGGTCAACTAAATAATCGATGTCGGTTCCCTTTTCGCCAGATAGGTTTGCTTGTAAAACATCAATCCCTCGCTCCTTACCGATAGCACGAAAAAGA
This window encodes:
- a CDS encoding nucleoside monophosphate kinase, with product MEISEQMQKKHIITIAGKPGSGKSTTSKAVAAELGFQHFSSGDLFRAIGKERGIDVLQANLSGEKGTDIDYLVDQRLRDIGSAEDEIVIDSRMAWHWMPYSFKVYLDLDLETAAQRVLSSMDPTRLKFEHIPNDVKEYADILQQRLDSETRRYEKFYSVDPYNTTNYDLVVDTKANNPNQVFGIVLNAYRDWLKK